One genomic window of Salmo salar chromosome ssa12, Ssal_v3.1, whole genome shotgun sequence includes the following:
- the LOC123725440 gene encoding B-cell receptor CD22-like: protein MDPTSVSERENVTLTCRTKCTLDPITAYSWYKNGQPIPNSNTYSPVYILFSVSSEDTGRYSCAVEGHEDLPSAEETLTVRYGPRNTSVSVSPSSEIVEGSSVTLTCSSDANSPVDKYTWYKKNVTSPKASGQSYSITNIISEDRGEYYCEAQNGRGSMNSTALMIIVAVKQTVLTAAVGIIVVVLVLILCLSGLMCFRKKASKSTSDTRHTADDGQGDSGPVYDNVSSVAMSPTDNQDDIHYASVHFSHSKNQEVPLYSTVQLPQTQKQDEDVQYSALKFNRPTAAT, encoded by the exons ATGGATCCTACATCTGtgtcagagagggagaatgtCACACTGACATGTAGAACCAAATGTACACTGGACCCCATCACAGCCTACAGTTGGTATAAGAATGGACAGCCTATACCAAACAGCAACACCTACTCTCCTGTCTATATCCTATTCTCAGTCAGCAGTGAGGATACAGGTAGATACTCCTGTGCTGTAGAAGGCCATGAGGATCTCCCCTCTGCTGaagagactctcactgtcagat ATGGACCAAGGAAcacctcagtgtcagtcagtccctctagtgaaatagtggagggcagttcagtgactctgacctgcagcagtgatgccaactcacctgtggacaaatacacctggtacaaGAAGAACGTAACCTCACCAAAAGCATCAGGACAGAGTTACAGCATCACTAACATCATctctgaggacagaggagaataTTACTGTGAGGCCCAGAATGGAAGAGGATCTATGAACTCTACAGCTCTGATGATCATTGTAGCAG TGAAACAAACAGTTCTGACTGCAGCTGTAGGAATCATAGTTGTTGTTCTGGttctcatcctctgtctctctggactCATGTGTTTCAG GAAGAAGGCCTCCAAATCCACCTCTGACACAAGACACACAGCAGACGATGGACAG GGAGACTCTGGTCCAGTGTATGACAACGTCTCAAGCGTGGCCATGAGCCCTACAGACAACCAGGATGACATTCACTACGCCAGCGTCCACTTCTCTCACTCCAAAAACCAGGAAGTGCCTCTGTACTCCACCGTCCAACTGCCTCAAACCCAGAAACAGGATGAGGATGTCCAGTACTCTGCTCTGAAATTCAACCGCCCCACTGCTGCCACCTG a